In Carassius carassius chromosome 5, fCarCar2.1, whole genome shotgun sequence, one genomic interval encodes:
- the LOC132141603 gene encoding palmitoyltransferase ZDHHC8B has product MPNSVGKRFKPTKYIPVSTAATLLVGSTTLFFVFTCPWLTKAISPAVLLYNGIVFLFVLANFSMATFMDPGVFPRADEDEDKDDDFRAPLYKNVEIKGIQVRMKWCATCHFYRPPRCSHCSVCDNCVEEFDHHCPWVNNCIGRRNYRYFFLFLLSLSVHMVGVFSFGLLFVLHHLETLSALHTTVTLVVMCVTGLFFIPVMGLTGFHMVLVTRGRTTNEQVTGKFRGGVNPFTRGCCGNVKHVLCSPLAARYITDPRKKLPITLNPPFLRPDLSYRHVRVKVSDNGIHSSILQSKSKTSLDGVDDKSVDTQPPLPPKADRYNQLKSQLTSSEGNSLSGKPTSPSTPAMYKYRPYFGTMPKVHYHVTGEKIVMSENGKPSAVLEERGHDYRSEPNLDMPDYRSAPLHRTYQSSPFQLDSFSTTSRLFSLKQAVNGADQMPLGVSKPETVTSTPHKGVFSPGMLSGRNSSLSYDSLLTHSVTPSVGECAAHPGVPSMGFHSPYLPTKMCHVRGPELQRHIGPPSYSPVHVGVMYGRQSPLSRDRDPSPVRYDNLSKTIMASIQERKELEEREKLMHRHAQAYANDSGVFDTCSGAAYGLPRGTGSREPTPPVCGSRDNLMGVGVVGYAPRTPVLHSSASSLSRAPRTSTTSLHTDAGGVSRTAERQYRSPVRQTHHSPTAVPRSPTYTHQKVTFISALERADSPHLGTREDLCQGKVNGQLKGQARDCHLGTPSGTPSRHANVKKVTGVGGTTYEISV; this is encoded by the exons GTGTCCCTGGTTAACCAAGGCCATCTCACCTGCTGTGCTTCTGTACAATGGCATCGTCTTCCTCTTCGTGTTGGCCAACTTCAGCATGGCCACCTTCATGGACCCTGGAGTCTTTCCCCGAG CGGATGAGGACGAAGACAAAGACGATGACTTCCGAGCTCCGCTGTATAAAAACGTGGAGATAAAGGGGATTCAGGTGCGGATGAAGTGGTGTGCCACGTGCCACTTCTACAGACCTCCGCGCTGCTCACACTGCAGTGTGTGTGACAACTGTGTGGAG GAGTTTGACCACCACTGTCCATGGGTGAACAACTGCATTGGCCGGAGGAATTACCGATATTTCTTCTTGTTCCTGCTGTCTCTAAGTGTTCACATGGTGGGAGTGTTTTCCTTCGGTCTACTGTTCGTCTTACATCACCTTGAGACGCTGAGTGCGCTTCACACGACTGTGAC TCTTGTGGTTATGTGTGTGACTGGCCTGTTTTTCATCCCTGTTATGGGCCTCACTGGGTTCCACATGGTTCTGGTAACCAGAGGACGAACCACAAACGAACAG GTGACAGGAAAGTTCAGAGGGGGAGTGAATCCATTCACTCGGGGTTGCTGTGGTAATGTGAAACACGTCTTATGTAGTCCACTTGCTGCTag GTACATCACTGATCCCAGGAAGAAACTTCCCATCACTCTGAATCCACCGTTCCTCCGTCCTGACCTCTCTTACCGACACGTCCGTGTAAAAGTCAGTGATAATGGTATCCATAGTAGCATCCTCCAAAGCAAA TCTAAGACCAGCCTGGATGGTGTGGATGATAAAAGTGTAGATACACAACCTCCTCTGCCGCCCAAAGCAGATCGCTACAACCAGCTGAAGAGTCAGCTCACCTCCAGCGAAGGCAA TTCCCTGTCCGGCAAACCAACCAGTCCATCTACCCCAGCCATGTACAAATACAGACCTTACTTCGGCACCATGCCTAAAGTGCACTATCACGTCACCGGAGAGAAG ATCGTGATGTCTGAGAACGGTAAGCCCTCTGCCGTTTTGGAGGAGCGAGGTCACGATTACCGCTCCGAGCCGAATCTGGATATGCCAGACTACCGCAGCGCTCCTCTTCACCGAACATACCAGTCCTCGCCCTTCCAGCTGGACTCCTTCAGCACGACGTCTCGTTTATTCAGTCTGAAGCAGGCCGTGAACGGGGCCGACCAGATGCCACTGGGTGTCAGCAAACCAGAAACGGTCACTTCCACCCCTCACAAAGGAGTCTTCTCGCCTGGGATGTTATCGGGCCGCAACAGCAGCCTGTCCTACGACAGCTTACTGACCCACAGCGTAACGCCGTCTGTGGGCGAGTGCGCTGCTCACCCAGGAGTGCCCTCTATGGGTTTTCATTCACCTTACCTGCCCACTAAAATGTGCCATGTACGAGGGCCCGAGCTTCAGCGGCACATCGGCCCCCCATCCTATAGTCCTGTGCATGTCGGAGTGATGTACGGGCGGCAGTCGCCGCTCTCAAGAGACCGAGATCCCTCGCCCGTCCGCTACGACAACCTCTCCAAAACCATCATGGCTTCCATCCAGGAGAGGAAGGAGCTGGAGGAGAGGGAGAAACTCATGCATCGGCACGCTCAAGCGTACGCCAATGATTCGGGTGTATTTGACACCTGCAGCGGAGCCGCCTACGGACTCCCACGAGGCACCGGATCTCGAGAGCCCACTCCTCCAGTGTGCGGCTCTCGGGATAACTTGATGGGAGTCGGAGTGGTGGGATACGCTCCCCGAACACCCGTTCTGCATTCCTCTGCATCCTCGCTCTCCAGAGCGCCGAGGACTTCAACGACGTCCCTCCACACTGATGCAGGCGGTGTGAGCCGGACAGCCGAGCGCCAGTATCGCTCTCCGGTGCGCCAAACACACCACTCCCCAACAGCTGTGCCCCGTTCCCCGACATACACACATCAGAAGGTCACCTTCATTAGCGCCCTGGAGAGGGCGGACTCGCCACATCTTGGTACAAG AGAGGACCTCTGTCAAGGTAAAGTCAACGGGCAACTAAAGGGCCAAGCACGTGACTGCCATCTAGGGACTCCTTCTGGAACCCCCAGCAGACACGCCAATGTCAAAAAGGTCACAGGAGTGGGCGGGACTACATATGAGATCTCCGTTTGA